CTACAACACCGCGCTGTTCGACTCCGAAGGACGGATCTACTCCTATTCGGACGCCGTGCAGTTCCACATCGGGTCCGGCAGCGTCGCAGTGCAAAACCTCGTCGCGGAGATCGAGAACGAGCCGGTGCACCCGGGCGACGCGTTCATCTGCAACGACCCGCACACCGCCGGTTCTGCACACCCGCCGGACACCAACATCATCTCGCCGATCTTCCACGGCGACGAACTCATCGGTTGGGCCCAGTCACAGGCGCACCTGGTCGACGTCGGCGGGATGACCCCGGGCGGCTTCGCCCCGGGTGCCTACGACTGCTACAGCGAGGCGCTGCGGTTGCCGCCCGGAGTGAAGGTCTTCGAACGCGGCAAGCCTGTCGAGTGGGTTCGCCGGATCCTGCTGAACAACGTGCGCGTGCCCACGCTGTTCTGGAACGACGTGCGCAGTCTGGTGGCCAGCAACAACACGGGCATTCGCCGCGTGCAGAGCACGGTCGAGGAGTTCGGGCTGGACGCCTTCCGGGACTACACGCGCGTCAACTTCGAGATCGCCGAACGCGTGGTCCGCGAACGGATCGCGCTGCTGGCCGACGGCGCCTACGAGGCGGACGAGTGGACCGAGCACAACGGCCACGTCAACGATCTCTACCGCGTGCACTGCACCATGACGGTCGCCGGCGACCAGCTCACGATGGACTTCGCCGGCTCCAGCCCGCAGACCGACGGTTTCATCAACCTCAGCTACGGCACCCTGGTGGGCAGCGTCGCCAGTGCTCTGGTGCCGATCCTGGCTTGGGACGTCCCGTTCAACGAGGGAGTCATGACCGCCTGCGACGTGCTGGCGGAACGCCGATCCCTGGTTAATCCCGAGCCGCCGGCCCCCATCAGCAACGGTCACCTCACGACCGGTGCTCGCGTGAGCCGTCTGGTCACCAAGCTGCTCAACGAGGCGGCGCGGTCCAGCGACAGTGAGGTGGTGTGGGCCCGCACGCAGGGCGTGTGGGCGGATTCGTGGACCGGTGGCATCTCCGCGGGCACCCGCGACGACGGCGAGTACTTCGTCCTGTTCAATATGGACGGTGGCGGCATGGGTACCGGGGCGCAGCCGGTGACCGACGGGCTCGACTGCGGCGGGATGATGACCCAGGTCAACAATTCGCTGCCGGACGTCGAGATGAACGAAATGCTCTACCCGGTGCTGTACCTGTGGAAGCGGCTCAACACCGCCAGCGCCGGGCACGGGGCCTACCGGGGTGGACAGGGACACGAGTTCGCCTGGACGCTGCACGGCGCTCAGGAAGTGACCCAAACGGTGTTCGCCCCCAACGCGCAGGTGGTCGCGGACGGCTTCGGTGGCGGTATTGCAGGCGGCGGCAGCGGGCACGCGCTGTGGCGGGACACCAACGTCAACGAGCTGTTCGGGCGCGGGACGGTTCCGACCGACACCGCGTTGACCGCCAGCACGCGAGGTTTGTTCGAGGTCAACCAGCAGGGCGTCACGATCGGCACCGACGACGTGTTCGTGGAATGGGTGGCCGGTGGCGGCGGCTATGGCGACCCGTTGCTGCGCGAGCCGGTGTCAGTCGTCCGCGACGTGGCCGATGGGTACGTGACCGCGGACATCGCCTCGCGGGTGTACGGAGTGCAGCTCGTCGATGGCGATGTCGATACCGTGGGAACCGAGCGCCAGCGCGCGGCGCTGCGCACCGAACGGCTCGGCGGAAGCGCACCGCGGCAGCCGGTCGCGCCGGATGCGTCCCCCGAGAGCTCGGCTCCCCGGCGGGACGAACACGGTTGGTATTGCCCTGCGAGCGGTGCTCGGCTGAGCAGCCGCGAGGACTGGCGAGCCGAGATTCCCGCGCGCACCAGCGTCGCCTCGCAGCGTCTGTCCGAGTTCGGTGTGAGCGTCCGTCCACGCGGTCCGGAGCCGGCCGTGCTGATCGATGAGTGGATCAGCCCAGCGTGCGGCACGTTGCTGGAGACTCGCGTCCGAGTGGCTTCGCAAGAGGAGGTCGAAACCCGATGACAGAACTTCCCGTGTCCGCGGACCGTGAAACCACCTCGCGGGGACCTCTCGCCGGGGTGGTCGTCCTCGACATCACCCGCGTGGTGGCCGGACCGTTCTGTTCGATGATCCTGGCCGACCTCGGCGCGACGGTGATCAAGATCGAGCGCCCCAGCGATCCGGATTACGCGCGGGACTTCCCGCCCTTCCTCGAATCCGATGACGGCGATCGGTTCAGCGCCTTCTTCGGCCAGTACAACCGCAACAAGCTCGGCCTCACGCTCGATCTCGCCGCCGAGGAAGGCAAGGAACTGCTGAAGAAGCTCGTCGAGAGCGCCGACGTGCTCGTCGAGAACTTCCGTCCGGGCACGATGGACAAACTCGGCCTCGGCTACGAGCAACTACGGCAGG
This genomic stretch from Actinopolyspora halophila DSM 43834 harbors:
- a CDS encoding hydantoinase B/oxoprolinase family protein, with translation MTTSSSYVPAGYDPVTLEVLRMRLDSIVEEMGSAMIRSSGSPVITESGDYNTALFDSEGRIYSYSDAVQFHIGSGSVAVQNLVAEIENEPVHPGDAFICNDPHTAGSAHPPDTNIISPIFHGDELIGWAQSQAHLVDVGGMTPGGFAPGAYDCYSEALRLPPGVKVFERGKPVEWVRRILLNNVRVPTLFWNDVRSLVASNNTGIRRVQSTVEEFGLDAFRDYTRVNFEIAERVVRERIALLADGAYEADEWTEHNGHVNDLYRVHCTMTVAGDQLTMDFAGSSPQTDGFINLSYGTLVGSVASALVPILAWDVPFNEGVMTACDVLAERRSLVNPEPPAPISNGHLTTGARVSRLVTKLLNEAARSSDSEVVWARTQGVWADSWTGGISAGTRDDGEYFVLFNMDGGGMGTGAQPVTDGLDCGGMMTQVNNSLPDVEMNEMLYPVLYLWKRLNTASAGHGAYRGGQGHEFAWTLHGAQEVTQTVFAPNAQVVADGFGGGIAGGGSGHALWRDTNVNELFGRGTVPTDTALTASTRGLFEVNQQGVTIGTDDVFVEWVAGGGGYGDPLLREPVSVVRDVADGYVTADIASRVYGVQLVDGDVDTVGTERQRAALRTERLGGSAPRQPVAPDASPESSAPRRDEHGWYCPASGARLSSREDWRAEIPARTSVASQRLSEFGVSVRPRGPEPAVLIDEWISPACGTLLETRVRVASQEEVETR